The DNA window CACCGCGAGCCTCACGGGCAGGTCGAGGGGTAGCGCTATTATGAGCCCTGCCACGACGTCGCCCACTACTGCAAATGCCGTGAAGGCGAGCCCCCTGCTCAGGATCCTCCTGCCCGCGGCCGCCAGCCTTCTCCACGAGAGGCCGACGTATATCCCGGCGGTGCCGACTACTATGTAGAGGAATACGTAGGCGTAGGGCAGCACGAGCTCAGGCCTCGGCCTCAGCAGGGCCCCAACAGCTATGCCTACCGCGAACGCTGTCACTGTCCTAACTGCTGCCCTTAGCTCCTCCCTCAGACCTCCTCACCTCCACCTCGGCCAGGTAGGAGCCCAACAGGCCGGGGAGCACAGCTATTGCAATAGAGGCGGCTATCACAGTGGACACCAGCCCGCCCAGTGAGAGCACCTCGGAGCCCACGACGAGCCCCATCGAGAGCACAAGCGCTATTATGGAAATCGTTGAAGTGACGTCAACGGCCTTTACATTATTAACGCGCCTGGTGGAGAGGACCACGCCAATGAGAACCCCTGCCGCCAGCGATATGTAAAGTGTCTCCTCCATTGAAAGCACGCTGGGCACCTGCGGCCTTAGGCTCCTTAAGGGGTAGTTAAGCCTTCCGCAACTGTTTCGGTTTTCACATAGTTTTTAAGGTTCAATATATCATCGTGTCTATCGGTGGGATCCCCTGTGAGGGGTGAAGGGCCTGACGGCTCCCCCGAGGCTACTCAGGGCGTGGGGCCCCAGGTAACCCTGAGCGCCCCTAAGCCCGATGAAACCCCGAGCGGGGCGCGGGAAATAAGGGTGAGACTCTGACCGTAAAACAGTGTGAACTCATGTAGGAGCTGAACCCCTATGAGGTCCTGGCAGGCTAGCGTGGGCCTCTAAATATGAAGGGACTAGGCCAGATCATGCGTAGCCGAGTCTCCTGTAGAGCTGCACAGCCTCGTGCAGGTGCTTCCTGCCTATCCTCATGTGCTCGCCCATCTCGACAAGTATTTCCATCCCAGCTATGAGGCTTTCCAGCGCTGCGTGCGACGTGTATATTCTCCTTATCTCGTCCTCCCCGGCCCTGTAAATCAACATCGCAGGGGGCTTTGAGGCGTCATAGACAGCTATCTCCGCCGGCCTGTTGGGCTCTATTAGGGCCTCGTCAAGCCCCGCCGTCCTCCTGAGCCGCTGGCTTATCGAGAGGACGTCGCCCAGGCCGTCCATGACATAGCCTCCTCCGCCCGTGAGCACCAAAAGCCCCCTGTCGCCGTCCTGCACCTGCCCCCCTGGACAGCCCTCGCCCCCTATTGTGACCAGGCCCCTCAGTATGGGCTGTAGTGAGAACTCCTCGCTGCAGCTGGGCCTGGCGACCCCGTAAAAGCCCCCTATCCTGCGGGCCAGGCTGAGCGACAGGGAGGGCGAGAGGCCCTCGACGAGGGCCGTCGTGACCCCCATCATGTGAAGCTCGTAGACCCCTGGCAGTGACGCAGTGAAGAGCTCCTCGTCCTTCAGCCTCCTGTAGAACTCCATCCTTGCAGTCAGCTTAGGGCGCATGTACCTGAGCGGGTAGGCCGCCACGTCGGCCACGGCCGTCAGGCCGGGCACGACGACCCTGCCCTCCCCACCTATGAGGAGGGTGGCGTCCTGTATCTCCTCCGGGGCCGGCTGAGGCCCCACGTCCCTTATTATGCCGTCCTCTATGTAGACGTAGGAGTCCTTTATCAGCTCCTTGCCCGTGTAGATAGCCGCCGCGTTTATCAACACAGACAGGGTCATGTTGCATCAATAACAGACTGTAGGCTTGGAGTAATTACGTCTGTCGCAGGGGCACTGCTGAGGAGGCGCTACACGTGAAGTTAAAATCGCCGGGCTGCAGGCTAAATGACGGGACGTAAGGGGCCAGAGGGAGGTTGAGCGCAGAGCAGCCGATGACGTACATAGTTGACCTGGACTCCATAATAGATGGCAGCCTCAGGAAGCTCGTGGAGGGCGGCAGGATAGCAGGCAAGGTCCTGGTGCCAGCCGGGGCCCTGGACTACTTCTACTCCGAGGCTAAGGCGGGCAGGAGCGTGGGCTTCACAGGCCTGCAGGAGCTCGGGAGACTCATGAGTGTTACCAGCCCGCAGGTCAGCTTTGAGGTACTTCAAGACATTAAGTTGGAGAACTACGACAAGCTGAAGTTGGCCATAAGGGACTTCGCCGCTAGGAGAGGGGTAGCCCTCGTAACAAGCGACCCCATCCAGGCCCAGGCCGCTGAGTTCGCCGGGGTCAAGGTGCTTTACACGGGCGCCCCGAGGGAGGGCAAGCTTAGGTTTGAGGAGTACTTTAATGAAAAAACCATGAGCGTCCACCTGAAGGAGGGGGCCCCGCCCCTGGCTAAAGTTGGAAAGCCCGGCAGCTGGCTCTTCGTCAAGCTCTCAGACAGGCCGCTCGAGAGGGCGGAGCTGGAGGAGATGTCGAGGGAGATAATTGAGAGGGCCCTGACGAGGAGCGACAGCTTCGTTGAGATAGACAGGGTTGGCTCCACAATAGTGCAGCTCAGCGACTACAGGATCATAATAACGAGGCCGCCGCTGAGCGACGGGTGGGAGATAACCGCTGTAAGGCCTATAGCCAGGCTGCGCCTTGAAGACTACAGCCTGCCAAGTAAGCTCATGGACAGGCTTCTCTCAAGGGCTGAGGGGATACTCATAGCTGGCTCCCCTGGCGCCGGCAAGACTACCTTTGCCCAGGCCCTTGCGGAGTTCTACGCGTTGAAGGGCAAGGTAGTTAAAACCATAGAGAGCCCCAGGGACATGAGGCTGCCCCCGACCATAACCCAGTACTCGAAGAACTACGCCGACCTCTCGGAGCTTCACGACATACTGCTGCTCTCAAGGCCTGACTACACGGTCTTTGACGAGATGAGGGATGATAATGACTTCAGGCTCTACACCGACCTGAGGCTTGCAGGCATAGGCATGATAGGCGTGGTGCACGCCACGGCGCCAATAGATGCAGTGCAGAGGCTGGCCACCAGGGTCGAGCTCGGCATGATACCGAGCATAGTTGACACAGTAATATTCATAGACAGCGGCCAGGTCAGCAAGGTCTATGAGATCAACATAACTGTGAAGCTGCCAACTGGCCTCAAGGAGGAGGAGCTGGCGAGGCCCGTGGTGGAGATCAGGGACTTCCTCAGCGGCGAGCTTGAGTATGAGCTCTACACCTTCGGCGAACAGGTCATGGTGATACCCGTGAGCCAGAGGAGGGCAGCGCTCACCGTTGAGGAGAAGGTGGCCAAGATAGTTCCCGGCGCTGAGGCCGAGGTTAAAGATGGGGCTCTTATAGTTAAGCTCCCGAGAAGGGCCAACATAACAGCCAAGAAGGTCAGGAGCCTCAAGAAGCTGGCCAAGGAGGAGAACCTGGACCTGAGGTTCGTGCCGCGCGAGGACTGACCCTTTACTAATACTCAAAAACCTCGCGGCGCTTGCACCCGCTGGGAAGCCTCTCATGACAGTTTCTGAGGCCGCGGAGCTCACGCGCAGGTTCTCAAGGGAGGCCCTGGTAAAGGGGATAGGGGAGGAGGGCGTCAGGAGGCTGAGGAGCTCAAGGGTTGCAGTGATAGGCTGCGGCGCCCTAGGCTCTACTGAGGCAGAGCTGCTGGCCAGGTCAGGCGTGGGGTTCATAAGGGTCGTTGACAGGGACGTGGTTGACTACACGAACCTGCACAGGACGCACATGGTTGGCGAGGCCGACGCCGAACAGGGGACCCCAAAGGCGACGGCCTGCAGGGACGGCGTCATTAACATAGACCGCTCAATCAAGGTTGAGGCCATTATAGATGACGTTGACTCCGACAACGTTGAGGACATTGTAAGGGACGTTGACATAATCCTTGATGGCACGGATAACATGGAGACCAGGTTCCTTATAAATGAGGCCGCTGTTAAGCACGACAAGCCGTGGGTCTACGCGGGCGTCAACTCGTGGTATGGGACAGTTATGTTCATAGAGCCTGGGAGGGGGGCTTGCCTGAGGTGTCTCATGCCTGAGGGCTTTGAGGGGCGGCAGGCCTCATGCGACGTCATACCTGCCATCGGTACAGTGACGACTATGGTAGGCTCTATCGCGGCTAACCTCGCCGTAAGGTACCTCGCGGGCGACAGGCCTGAGCCAGGGGTGCTTTACTCCATAGATGCCAGGGAGGGCTCTATTGAGAAGATCAGGGTTGAGAGAAACCCCCAGTGCCCGGTCTGCGTCATGGGACGCTACGACATGCTTGCCAGGAGGCCTGCGCTGGGGCTCCTGACCAGGGTCTGTGGGAGCGAGGCGTTTAAGCTGAGGCTCACAGCTGACGCCCCATCGCCTGAGGAGCTCTCATCGAGGCTCGCGAGCAGGTTTAGCTGGCTCATCTCAAGGCCTAACTACGTTAAGGTCATAACTAAGGAAGGCGTAACTGTTACGGTCCTGGGAAGGAGGGTGGTAGTTATAGAGGGCGCGGCAAACGAGGATGAAGCGAGGAAGGCCTACAACGAGGTCGCCGAGGCGGCTGGCATGCCGGTCCTCGTTGACGCAGCTCCCAGGCCATAGAAGCATTAGCCCCAAGCCCCAAACACACCTCTGTAAGAGATCATCACCTTGTATGATACAATTAAAAGGCGGCCAGGTCATAGCTGTTAATGGTGCGGGCGGACGACCTGGAGGTTAACGTGCCGTTTGTCCCCAGGTGCTCACTCTCATCAGTTTATGGTCGCTCGTCGCGCCTAGGGACCCCCACCTTGCCCACAGGGCCCTTGGGACTCCTGCGGGCTCATGGGCGGCTGTCGGGCCCAACGGCACGGGGCCCCCATCTACGGGGATCGTGGCCCTCATGCGGCTTGGGGCATGGCCCCCATTGCCGCCAAGGGCCCTTAAAAGGAGGTTATAACAGGCTACCGCATCCCTGTGCCAGGTCTCGCCTCCCTTTGAGCAGGTGCCGTGCCTGTCCCTGCCATAGACTATCTTAGCGCCGTGTATAGGGCACTTCCTTGAGGTGTTCTTAGGATTAACGTAAATCACTGGAACCCCGTACTCCCTCGCCTTCTCCTCAATGGCCCTCTGTACTCCTTTGAAGGCCACTTGGAATATCCTGTGCCTTAGCTGATGGTCCTTAAAGAGGAGCGGCGGGGCCTCGTCCTGATCTCAGATAAGGAGATAGCGGAGGCCACGAAGGACCTATGGTCGATGGGGCTCATCGCTGAGCCCACCTCAGCCTCAGCCTACGCTGCGCTTAGGCTCCTCAGGGAGGCCGGCGTCGACGTAAACGACTTCATAGCTGTGCTCACGGGGAGCGGCCTGAAGTTCTACGACATAGTGGCTAGGCTCCGCACTTAGCCTTCAGCTCCTCCACACATGCCCTGACGCAGCTTTCGAAGTCAGCCCCGCCCACTGACCTCTCTGCGCAAGAGTCCCTGCAGACCTCCACTATGTGACCCCTTGTAAAATCGTCGCAGGCGCCCTCCACCCGGCAGCGCCATCGTGTATTATTAGGCTAGTATGTTAATAAAAGTTTGTATACAGTATTACAAGGATATTTCCAGATAAACACCAGGAGAAACCTATTTTAAGCTTCTAGCAATCTATAAAATAAATGGCGAAAGGGTGAGAAAAATGGAGAGGGGGTACAGGCAGGCTAACAGGCAGAGCCAGAGGCTAGAGGCTCTAGCGGACGCCTACATAACTGTCCAGAGGGTTAGGGTCGGCGGGTGACTCGCTCTTTAACTTGCAATTATATTCACTAAGACTTCTGCACTACATTGTCTGTAGTAGGTCTTCTTTCTAACTTTCCTTAAACTGTTTAGTAGCTGAGCGCGCTCTAAAACGTTGACCCTAAGCGCCTTCAGGCGGCAACAAGTGCACGATGCGTGGCTGTAAGCAAATAAAGCGGAAGGCCTACGCAAAAGCTGAAGTGGCTTAGAGCGATTAGTCCGCTAGCTTCCCAAGCCTCTGAAGGGACTCCTCGACGTCCTTCATGCCAAGCCTCTCAAGCGTTGACCTCCTTATGAAGCCCGTCCTAGTGTCCCATCCAAAGGCCTCATAGGCCTCGTCGACAAGCCCTTCAGGGTTCTCAACCTTGAGCCCCTTGGCGGGCCCCGTGAGTATTGGAGTTATCATCCTCTTCGGCAGCCTGTCGTGCTCCTTCGTGAAGCCCTCCCTCAGGTTAAACGCCCTCTTCAGGTTCCACGTCCTCTCGCCCGCCAGCAGCACGTCCTGGGGCGTAGTCTCTATGCCTGTGAGCGCCGTGTATATCTTAGCTATTCTCCTCGGGCTCATGACCCCGCTCTCAGGCCCTGCTGAGTAGAATATGCAGAGGCCGACGTTGTTAAAGGCCTCGCCGTAGCTCGCGAGGACCTTGTAAGCTAGCCCCTTCTTGACGCCCGTCTCTGAAAG is part of the Acidilobus sp. 7A genome and encodes:
- a CDS encoding sodium-dependent bicarbonate transport family permease; protein product: MLSMEETLYISLAAGVLIGVVLSTRRVNNVKAVDVTSTISIIALVLSMGLVVGSEVLSLGGLVSTVIAASIAIAVLPGLLGSYLAEVEVRRSEGGAKGSS
- a CDS encoding PINc/VapC family ATPase, with protein sequence MTYIVDLDSIIDGSLRKLVEGGRIAGKVLVPAGALDYFYSEAKAGRSVGFTGLQELGRLMSVTSPQVSFEVLQDIKLENYDKLKLAIRDFAARRGVALVTSDPIQAQAAEFAGVKVLYTGAPREGKLRFEEYFNEKTMSVHLKEGAPPLAKVGKPGSWLFVKLSDRPLERAELEEMSREIIERALTRSDSFVEIDRVGSTIVQLSDYRIIITRPPLSDGWEITAVRPIARLRLEDYSLPSKLMDRLLSRAEGILIAGSPGAGKTTFAQALAEFYALKGKVVKTIESPRDMRLPPTITQYSKNYADLSELHDILLLSRPDYTVFDEMRDDNDFRLYTDLRLAGIGMIGVVHATAPIDAVQRLATRVELGMIPSIVDTVIFIDSGQVSKVYEINITVKLPTGLKEEELARPVVEIRDFLSGELEYELYTFGEQVMVIPVSQRRAALTVEEKVAKIVPGAEAEVKDGALIVKLPRRANITAKKVRSLKKLAKEENLDLRFVPRED
- a CDS encoding HesA/MoeB/ThiF family protein, with amino-acid sequence MTVSEAAELTRRFSREALVKGIGEEGVRRLRSSRVAVIGCGALGSTEAELLARSGVGFIRVVDRDVVDYTNLHRTHMVGEADAEQGTPKATACRDGVINIDRSIKVEAIIDDVDSDNVEDIVRDVDIILDGTDNMETRFLINEAAVKHDKPWVYAGVNSWYGTVMFIEPGRGACLRCLMPEGFEGRQASCDVIPAIGTVTTMVGSIAANLAVRYLAGDRPEPGVLYSIDAREGSIEKIRVERNPQCPVCVMGRYDMLARRPALGLLTRVCGSEAFKLRLTADAPSPEELSSRLASRFSWLISRPNYVKVITKEGVTVTVLGRRVVVIEGAANEDEARKAYNEVAEAAGMPVLVDAAPRP
- a CDS encoding zinc ribbon domain-containing protein → MAFKGVQRAIEEKAREYGVPVIYVNPKNTSRKCPIHGAKIVYGRDRHGTCSKGGETWHRDAVACYNLLLRALGGNGGHAPSRMRATIPVDGGPVPLGPTAAHEPAGVPRALWARWGSLGATSDHKLMRVSTWGQTAR